From Sporosarcina sp. 6E9, a single genomic window includes:
- a CDS encoding glycosyltransferase family 4 protein has product METINMLQLNSYFIANKLHQKLTSTMLSKNVQQTMYIPIKSKELENRNIVDSDQLEFHYDYILKKQDRFLYKGKIKKQLKRIEEKIPDIKEFDLIHAHTLFSDGGTAYLLHQKYGLNYVVSVRSADIYAFYKYAFFHRPFIHQVLKHASAVVFISHAYKKQTFDVLPKKVVKAIEHKTKVIPNGIDDKWFETTPIQRNDSIKPIRLLFTGSLDKNKNLSTVLKLVHSLKYDDDKEIFLNVAGDGPLKKKLMTECKWLNLQEMVYFHGNVSIEKLRALADESDVFILPSYKETFGISYVEAMSRGLPIIYTRGEGIDGFFPEGVVGYSSYPDDVYDMAESIDLIQNSYTEISNNCIQESKRFNWHDIANEYRALYEAVKESGK; this is encoded by the coding sequence TTGGAAACCATAAACATGCTTCAATTGAACTCCTATTTCATAGCCAATAAACTTCATCAAAAGCTGACGTCGACAATGCTTTCAAAAAATGTCCAGCAAACGATGTACATTCCGATAAAGTCAAAAGAACTTGAAAATCGAAATATTGTCGACTCAGATCAACTTGAATTTCATTATGATTATATATTAAAAAAACAGGATCGCTTTTTATATAAAGGGAAGATAAAAAAACAGTTAAAAAGAATTGAAGAAAAAATCCCTGACATAAAAGAATTCGATCTAATTCATGCACATACGCTATTTAGCGACGGTGGAACGGCGTATTTATTGCATCAAAAGTATGGACTTAACTACGTAGTTTCGGTTCGCAGCGCGGATATTTATGCGTTTTATAAATATGCCTTTTTCCATCGACCATTTATTCATCAGGTGCTAAAACATGCGTCAGCCGTCGTTTTTATATCACATGCTTATAAAAAGCAGACTTTCGATGTATTGCCCAAAAAAGTTGTGAAGGCAATTGAACATAAAACAAAAGTGATTCCGAATGGCATCGATGATAAATGGTTCGAAACGACGCCTATTCAAAGAAACGATAGTATCAAACCGATTCGATTATTATTTACTGGATCATTAGATAAAAATAAAAACCTGAGTACCGTGCTAAAACTGGTGCATAGTCTTAAATACGATGACGATAAGGAAATCTTCTTAAACGTAGCGGGTGATGGACCGTTAAAAAAGAAATTGATGACCGAGTGCAAATGGCTCAATTTACAAGAAATGGTTTATTTCCACGGAAATGTATCTATTGAAAAGTTGCGCGCACTGGCGGATGAATCAGATGTCTTCATCCTGCCTTCATATAAAGAAACTTTCGGAATTTCCTATGTTGAAGCGATGTCACGGGGCTTGCCGATTATCTATACGCGCGGCGAGGGGATTGATGGATTTTTTCCTGAAGGCGTAGTTGGTTATTCATCATATCCTGACGATGTATATGATATGGCCGAAAGTATCGACCTAATCCAGAACAGTTATACCGAGATATCTAATAACTGCATCCAAGAATCTAAACGATTTAATTGGCATGATATTGCAAATGAATATAGAGCGCTTTATGAAGCTGTAAAGGAGAGCGGAAAATGA
- a CDS encoding glycosyltransferase yields MKVLVMSHMYPHLNNPNSGTFVHEQVVELQRQGIEVVVLCTLSKSAKVLSYISQKWKNYYEQPSFVELDGIPVHFNNYLVIPRNFFYHTSGTRMYNGIVEKATRLHELHHFDLIHAHVALPDGYAAIKLGEKLGIPVITTIHGQDVQTVIHKSAKCKEKIEFVIEQSDATVFVSNKLLRLKEQQLSTENDRSVVINNGLPTLFTDASSVKRSTKQPIQLISISNLKHTKGLNYNLEALSELKAEGFTFHYSIVGEGEEKESLKALVTKYDLDNEVSFLGLLNRQEVLQQLQKSDIFTMPSWQEGFGMVYVEAMSQGLPVIACLGEGIEDVVSNGENGFLVKPKDYLELKEVLARLFNDEELRHNIGKNAESMIKSNFTLSKVVKQLIDLYDSVLNRNGGN; encoded by the coding sequence TTGAAGGTTTTAGTTATGTCTCATATGTACCCCCATCTTAATAATCCCAATTCAGGTACGTTTGTCCACGAACAAGTGGTTGAACTGCAAAGACAAGGGATTGAGGTTGTCGTACTATGCACATTGTCGAAAAGTGCGAAAGTTTTATCGTACATATCCCAGAAGTGGAAAAATTACTATGAACAGCCTTCATTTGTTGAGCTTGACGGAATACCTGTCCATTTCAACAATTATTTGGTTATTCCGCGCAACTTTTTTTACCATACATCGGGAACACGGATGTATAACGGAATTGTTGAGAAAGCGACGAGGTTGCATGAATTACATCACTTCGATTTGATCCACGCCCATGTCGCGCTACCAGATGGCTACGCAGCGATAAAGCTCGGTGAAAAACTGGGTATTCCCGTCATCACAACAATTCACGGGCAAGACGTTCAAACCGTCATACATAAAAGTGCAAAATGCAAAGAGAAAATCGAATTCGTCATCGAACAATCTGATGCGACTGTTTTTGTTAGCAATAAATTATTGCGACTTAAAGAACAACAATTATCGACAGAAAATGATCGGAGCGTCGTGATCAACAATGGTTTGCCTACACTATTTACTGATGCGTCAAGCGTAAAACGAAGTACTAAGCAGCCGATTCAATTAATCAGCATCTCGAATCTCAAACATACCAAAGGACTAAATTATAATCTCGAAGCTTTAAGTGAATTAAAAGCAGAAGGATTTACCTTTCATTATTCAATTGTCGGTGAAGGTGAAGAAAAAGAAAGTTTAAAAGCGCTTGTCACAAAGTACGATTTGGACAATGAAGTATCCTTTTTAGGTCTATTGAACAGACAAGAAGTTCTGCAACAACTGCAAAAATCGGATATATTCACAATGCCTAGTTGGCAAGAAGGTTTTGGAATGGTGTATGTAGAAGCGATGTCACAAGGTTTGCCGGTCATTGCATGTCTTGGCGAAGGAATCGAAGACGTTGTAAGTAACGGGGAAAATGGCTTTTTAGTTAAACCAAAAGATTATTTGGAACTAAAAGAAGTGCTCGCTCGACTATTCAATGACGAAGAATTACGTCATAACATAGGCAAAAATGCCGAAAGTATGATCAAAAGCAACTTTACTTTATCGAAAGTCGTTAAACAGTTAATAGACTTATATGATTCAGTTTTAAATCGAAATGGGGGAAATTGA
- a CDS encoding oligosaccharide flippase family protein: MPLLKEKGLTGTVLILLICITFFTAIYQAFYYYNNRFDRYLKMSMSRIIMSVVFVGLAILFPTFYRDSSVEYLLIAQLVSVFGVCLFLYMPKQFPLSTWKFRKSRAGMIETAKEYSSFPKYNVPHAILDIVSANLIIVMITILYNMAYVGLFAVVLRVLKAPISLIGTSLSQVYNREVAKMLQEKQYDRVRAKTKGLIIKLIFVSTPLFIVFAFFSETIFDLFLGEKWIGAGKIASILIIWISINFISSPISQTYILVGEQKKALMLSGAQNILLTIYFGLSFFLKLEFMTFLLYFSLISAFNNLVFAIWTYKITNGEYLKKKLNTGGIT; the protein is encoded by the coding sequence ATGCCGTTATTAAAAGAGAAGGGTTTGACGGGGACAGTCCTAATCCTTCTCATATGTATTACATTTTTCACGGCAATTTACCAAGCATTTTATTATTATAACAATCGTTTTGATCGTTATTTGAAAATGTCTATGTCTCGCATTATTATGTCAGTTGTTTTTGTCGGATTGGCGATACTGTTTCCGACGTTTTATAGGGATTCATCCGTGGAATATTTATTAATCGCGCAGCTAGTCTCCGTTTTTGGTGTCTGTTTATTTTTGTATATGCCCAAACAATTTCCACTATCAACATGGAAATTTAGAAAAAGTCGCGCTGGAATGATAGAAACCGCAAAAGAATATTCATCATTTCCAAAGTACAATGTGCCGCATGCTATTTTGGATATCGTATCCGCTAACTTGATTATCGTCATGATTACGATTCTCTATAATATGGCCTATGTAGGTTTATTTGCGGTGGTACTTCGCGTGTTGAAGGCTCCAATTAGTTTAATCGGAACTAGTTTGTCGCAAGTATACAATCGCGAAGTGGCTAAAATGCTACAAGAAAAACAATATGACCGGGTTCGTGCTAAAACAAAAGGATTAATCATAAAACTAATCTTTGTTTCGACACCGTTATTTATTGTATTCGCATTTTTCTCTGAAACGATCTTCGATTTATTCTTAGGTGAAAAGTGGATTGGTGCTGGGAAAATTGCGTCCATTTTGATTATCTGGATTTCGATTAACTTTATTTCATCGCCAATTTCCCAGACTTATATATTAGTCGGTGAACAAAAAAAGGCGTTAATGCTTTCAGGTGCTCAAAATATCTTGTTGACGATTTATTTTGGATTGTCATTTTTCTTGAAGCTAGAATTCATGACTTTTTTACTTTATTTCTCGCTTATTAGCGCATTTAATAATTTGGTGTTTGCGATTTGGACGTACAAAATTACAAACGGTGAATACTTAAAAAAGAAATTGAACACTGGAGGAATAACTTGA
- a CDS encoding lipopolysaccharide biosynthesis protein, with product MSTKTSTKRNSLYLLIGLSFSQLINFLTLPIITRLFTPDDYGVFTIAMTISTFFIIISTLNYDKAVILPKEENKSKKPFTDYRYQFVCFIVNQHCGSISRTTIQNAVIKREGFDGDSPNPSHMYYIFHGNLPSILLL from the coding sequence ATGTCGACTAAAACTAGCACGAAAAGAAACTCATTATATCTACTAATCGGATTGTCTTTTTCGCAACTTATTAACTTCTTAACGTTGCCAATCATTACCCGGCTCTTTACACCGGATGATTACGGCGTTTTTACAATCGCAATGACAATTAGTACATTTTTTATTATCATATCGACATTAAATTACGATAAAGCGGTCATCTTGCCGAAAGAAGAAAATAAATCGAAAAAACCTTTTACGGATTATCGTTATCAATTCGTTTGCTTTATCGTTAATCAGCATTGCGGTAGTATTTCTCGCACAACTATACAAAATGCCGTTATTAAAAGAGAAGGGTTTGACGGGGACAGTCCTAATCCTTCTCATATGTATTACATTTTTCACGGCAATTTACCAAGCATTTTATTATTATAA